From one Nocardioides scoriae genomic stretch:
- a CDS encoding DUF3159 domain-containing protein: protein MAAPSEQAASPSHPVPSEQTVEEVVRKQLGDALGGVRGMLEAAVPTIAFTVLFLTLHDLRLAITVSLAAAGVLLAVRLVQRSSVQFVLNALFGIGIGALFAWRAARGGGDEGEQALAYFLPGLIYNAAYATLMVLTIVVRWPLVGFIVGSVAGDPTAWHADRSVVRLCTKLTWLLALPCVLRVAVQAPVYLAGTNGWWSTGSAVAALGVAKLVMGWPLQVACLAGMVWVLTRNRTPVATPAP from the coding sequence ATGGCGGCGCCCTCGGAGCAGGCGGCGTCCCCGTCGCACCCGGTCCCCTCGGAGCAGACCGTCGAGGAGGTCGTCCGCAAGCAGCTCGGCGACGCCCTGGGCGGGGTCCGCGGCATGCTCGAGGCGGCGGTGCCCACGATCGCCTTCACCGTGCTGTTCCTGACCCTGCACGACCTGCGCCTGGCGATCACCGTCAGCCTGGCCGCCGCCGGGGTGCTCCTGGCCGTGCGGCTGGTGCAGCGCTCCTCGGTCCAGTTCGTGCTCAACGCGCTGTTCGGCATCGGCATCGGTGCGCTCTTCGCCTGGCGGGCCGCCCGCGGGGGCGGCGACGAGGGGGAGCAGGCGCTGGCCTACTTCCTGCCCGGCCTCATCTACAACGCGGCGTACGCCACCTTGATGGTGCTCACCATCGTGGTCCGGTGGCCGCTCGTGGGGTTCATCGTCGGGAGCGTCGCCGGCGACCCGACCGCCTGGCACGCCGACCGGTCGGTCGTGCGGCTGTGCACGAAGCTGACCTGGCTGCTCGCGCTGCCGTGCGTGCTGCGGGTCGCCGTGCAGGCGCCGGTCTACCTCGCCGGCACCAACGGCTGGTGGTCGACGGGGTCGGCCGTGGCGGCACTGGGCGTGGCCAAGCTGGTGATGGGCTGGCCGCTGCAGGTGGCCTGCCTGGCCGGGATGGTGTGGGTGCTGACCCGCAACCGCACCCCGGTCGCCACCCCCGCCCCCTGA
- a CDS encoding OB-fold nucleic acid binding domain-containing protein — protein MTTVADEHDGARHRSRLRASISRWASSDREEARELRKDTRKAGLVTIEDAVDRERVILQGTLKTVSLRPRGGVPALEAELYDGSGSIFVVWLGRRRIAGISPGRGIRVVGRIGVQDGHRVMYNPRYFLRPT, from the coding sequence GTGACCACGGTGGCCGACGAGCACGACGGGGCGCGCCACCGCAGCCGGCTGCGCGCGTCCATCTCGCGCTGGGCCAGCAGCGACCGCGAGGAGGCCCGCGAGCTGCGCAAGGACACCCGCAAGGCCGGTCTGGTGACCATCGAGGACGCCGTCGACCGCGAGCGGGTGATCCTGCAGGGCACCCTCAAGACGGTCTCGCTGCGTCCCCGCGGCGGTGTCCCGGCCCTGGAGGCCGAGCTCTACGACGGCTCCGGGTCGATCTTCGTGGTGTGGCTGGGTCGACGCCGGATCGCCGGCATCTCCCCGGGCCGCGGCATCCGGGTGGTGGGCCGCATCGGCGTCCAGGACGGCCACCGGGTGATGTACAACCCGCGCTACTTCCTGCGGCCCACCTGA
- a CDS encoding DUF3093 domain-containing protein → MPERSPSPAPSAPRPVYQERLTVPLRWWVQATMLLATLWLAFVVAMPAWAAFAISGALLAGVYGLFAWVGGTTVSVRDGVLQAGRARIEVALLGPAEPLDAEGTRRVHGVEADARAFLLTRPYLKRSVRVPVEDPRDPTPYWLISSRRPDRLAAALGRATEQPPPR, encoded by the coding sequence GTGCCCGAGCGCTCCCCCTCACCTGCTCCGAGCGCCCCGCGCCCGGTCTACCAGGAGCGGCTGACGGTGCCGCTGCGCTGGTGGGTGCAGGCGACCATGCTGCTCGCGACGCTGTGGCTGGCCTTCGTGGTCGCGATGCCGGCGTGGGCGGCGTTCGCGATCTCCGGGGCGCTGCTGGCCGGGGTCTACGGCCTGTTCGCCTGGGTGGGCGGCACCACCGTGTCGGTGCGCGACGGCGTGCTGCAGGCCGGCCGCGCCCGGATCGAGGTCGCGCTCCTCGGGCCCGCGGAGCCCCTGGACGCCGAGGGCACCCGCCGGGTGCACGGCGTCGAGGCCGACGCCCGCGCCTTCCTGCTCACCCGCCCCTACCTCAAGCGCTCGGTGCGGGTGCCCGTCGAGGACCCGCGCGACCCCACGCCGTACTGGCTGATCTCCTCGCGGCGCCCCGACCGGCTCGCCGCGGCGCTCGGGCGGGCCACGGAGCAGCCGCCCCCGCGATAG
- a CDS encoding DUF3710 domain-containing protein — translation MRFGRKRAHDDETPEGPEEVASDDVVDPQAAPPPSRTRDAPESGPFDVSEVDLEDTDMVDLGSLLIPRPIDVELRLQVDDASGSVMAVLLVGEDGALELRPFSASRGGGAWEELRPRIAAETTRVGGTATEQEGVFGAELLCLVPVQSPEGEPATQASRFVGHEGPTWLLRSNLMGNPAVDPGVAGGWDDIIRAVVVRRGTEAMPPGSPLPLTLPPDAVPSAE, via the coding sequence GTGAGGTTCGGCCGCAAGCGTGCGCACGACGACGAGACCCCCGAGGGTCCCGAGGAGGTCGCCAGCGACGACGTCGTCGACCCCCAGGCCGCCCCGCCGCCCTCGCGCACCCGCGACGCCCCCGAGTCGGGCCCCTTCGACGTCTCCGAGGTCGACCTCGAGGACACCGACATGGTCGACCTCGGCAGCCTGCTGATCCCGCGCCCGATCGACGTGGAGCTCCGCCTCCAGGTCGACGACGCCTCCGGTTCGGTCATGGCCGTGCTGCTGGTGGGGGAGGACGGCGCGCTCGAGCTGCGTCCCTTCTCCGCCTCCCGCGGCGGCGGCGCCTGGGAGGAGCTGCGGCCCCGGATCGCGGCCGAGACCACCCGCGTCGGCGGCACCGCCACCGAGCAGGAGGGGGTCTTCGGCGCCGAGCTGCTCTGCCTGGTCCCGGTGCAGTCCCCCGAGGGCGAGCCCGCCACCCAGGCCAGCCGCTTCGTGGGCCACGAGGGTCCGACCTGGCTGCTGCGCTCCAACCTCATGGGCAACCCGGCCGTCGACCCCGGCGTCGCCGGTGGCTGGGACGACATCATCCGCGCGGTGGTGGTGCGACGCGGCACCGAGGCGATGCCCCCCGGCAGCCCGCTGCCGCTGACGCTGCCGCCCGACGCGGTGCCCTCGGCGGAGTGA
- the dut gene encoding dUTP diphosphatase encodes MVRIPVTRLDPGLPLPSYAHPGDAGADLHARVETRLEPGERALVPTGIALALPEGYVGLVHPRSGLAARHGISIVNAPGTIDAGYRGEVQVCLVNTDRREPFVVRRGDRIAQLVVQRCETATFVETDDLGASARGDGGYGSTGGFSTAPREGTAS; translated from the coding sequence ATGGTCCGCATCCCCGTGACGAGGCTCGACCCCGGTCTGCCGCTGCCGTCGTACGCCCACCCCGGCGACGCCGGCGCCGACCTGCACGCGAGGGTGGAGACCCGCCTCGAGCCGGGTGAGCGGGCCCTGGTGCCGACCGGCATCGCGCTCGCGCTGCCCGAGGGGTACGTCGGCCTCGTCCACCCCCGTTCGGGCCTGGCCGCCCGCCACGGCATCTCGATCGTCAACGCCCCCGGCACCATCGACGCGGGCTACCGCGGCGAGGTCCAGGTGTGCCTGGTCAACACCGACCGCCGCGAGCCCTTCGTCGTGCGCCGCGGCGACCGCATCGCCCAGCTGGTCGTGCAGCGCTGCGAGACCGCGACCTTCGTGGAGACCGACGACCTCGGCGCCTCCGCGCGCGGCGATGGCGGCTACGGTTCCACCGGAGGTTTCTCCACCGCTCCGAGGGAAGGCACAGCATCGTGA